The Streptomyces sp. NBC_01317 genomic interval TCGGGCTCGATCAGGCGCTGGAGCAGGGACTGCGGGCGGTGTTCCCGCATGAAGACCCGCTGGGCCTCGTCCCAGGGCAGCGAGGAATCGACCAGCTCGTAGACGAAGTCTTCGACGCCACCCGTATGGGTCGGCCCCGCCAGCACGGAGTTGACGGTCACCCCGCTGCCGGCCGCCGCCTTGGCAAAGCCGCGGGAGACCCCGAGCAGCGAGGTCTTCGAGACTCCGTAGTGGATCATCTCGGCGGGGATGACGATCGCGGAGTCGCTGGCGATGTACTGGATGCGCCCCCAGGACCGCTCCATCATGCCGCCCAGATACGCGCGGGTCAGGCGGATCGCGGCCAGGACGTTGACCTCGAAGTACCTCCGCCATTCGTCGTCGCTGATCTCCAGTGCGGGCCGGGACCCGAAGATGCCCAGGTTGTTGACGAGGATGTCCGCCGCGGGCAGGACGCCGAGCACCCGCGCCGCGCCGTCCTCGGTGGCGAGGTCGCCGGGCGCGGCGACGAACTCCGCGCCGGGCACCTCCGCGCGCAGTCGTTCCAGCGCCTTGTCCACGGACTCCGCACTCCGCCCGTTGACCGCGACCCGCGCCCCGGAGCCGGCGAGCCCGGCCGCGATGGCCGCGCCGATCCCCTGGGTGGACCCCGTCACCAGAGCTGTCTTTCCTGCCAGGTCGATCCGCACGCTCCACGCCCTTCCTCGCGCCCGCTGTGAGCACGTCATTGTGCGTCAGGCGCCTACCCCCGCCCGCCGGGAGGATTCCGGCGGTGTGTCGTGACCGGCGAGGGGGAGGAACCGGGCAGCCCGCCACCGGTATGCGTCTGCCTCTTGATGTGAACCCGACACCTGTGTCATATATGTCTAGACCATTGCCCCCCGGATGGAGGACACGGCATGCAGGACACGGCCTTGAGAAGGATCTTCCCCCTTGCCGCGCTCGCGTCCGTGGCCGCCCTCGGGCTCGCCGCGTGCGGCTCCGACGAGGCCCCGCCCGCCGCCCCGGCCGGGGTGACCGTCCAGGCCGGTACCGCCACCTCCGTCCATGTCATGTGGCGGCAGGCGCCGGAGAGTTCCGGCATCACCGGGTACGAGGTCTACCGGGGCGGTACCAAGGTCAAGGACGTCCCGGCGAACCAGAGCATGGTCGACATCACCGGCCTCACCCCCTCCACCCCGTACACCTTCACCGTCCGGGCCAAGGACGGCGACGGCACCTACTCGCCCTACAGTGCCAAGAAGTCCGCCACCACGCCCGCCGCCGTCGCGGAGGACAAGAAGGCACCCTCCCGCCCGGCCGGGCTGACCGGCAAGAGCGCCGGCCCGCGCGGCGCCCAGCTGAACTGGACCAGGTCCGCCAAGGACGAGGGCATCACGTCCTACGACATCTACCAGGGCGGCTCGAAGATCCACAGTGTCGCCGGGGGCGCGACCTCCGCGCGGATCACCTGGCTGCGGCCGGGAACCCACTACTCCTTCACGCTCGCCGCCCGCGACGCGGCGGACAACACCTCGCCCGTCAGCCGCACCGTCGAGATCACCACCCCGAAGGGTCCCGGCGACGACCCCGACACCGCCCCCACAGCGTTCCGCGCCGCGACCCACGCCGCCGACGGCGCCTACTACGTCGACCTGTCGTGGGTGGCGCCGGAGACGGGGGCCGAGGTCACCACGTACGAGATCTATCTCGACGGGAAGTTCGCCACCACCCTCATCTGGGGCGGCGAAACCCCGAAGGGCCGGGCCACGTACAGCGTGTACGTGGGCAAGCGTGCGGGCGACGCCTACCGGGTGAAGCTCCGCGCCAAACTGCCCGACGGCAAGTGGGGCCGGTTCTCCGAGGAGCGCCCCGTCGTCACCGGCGACGCCTCCTGACCCCGGTCACGGGACGGCCGGACAGACGGTCCTGTCGACAGAGCCGTGGTACTCCAGGCGCCGCAGGGTGTGCGTCAGCACCTTGGGGCTGCCGCCCTCGGAGATAGCTTTCCGGTGTCGATCAGCCACCGGCCGGGGCGGCGTCCCGGACCCGGCCCGCACCAACAGGAGCGACCAGCCATGAGCAGCGACAACACGATGCGCGCGATCACCCAGGACACCCTCGGCGGCCCCGAGGTTCTCCGGCTCGGCGAGGTGGCCACGCCCCGGCCGCTGCCGACCGAGATCCAGGTCCGTGTCCACGCCGCCGGGGTGAACCCCGTCGACTGGAAGACCCGCGCGGGCGGCGGGATGCGGAACGTGCTGGGGGAACCTCCCTTCGTTCTGGGCTGGGACGTCTCCGGGGTGGTGTCGGAGGTCGGGGGCGGTGTCACCACCGTCCAGGTGGGCGACGCGGTGTACGGCATGCCGTGGTTCCCGCGCCGGGCCGGGGCCTACGCCGAGTATGTGACCGCCCCCTCCCGGCAGTTCGCCCGCAAGCCCGCGACGATCGGCCACGACCGGGCCGCCGGGGTCCCGCTGGCCGGTCTCACCGCCTGGCAGTCGCTCGTGGACACGGCGAAGGTCCAGGCGGGGCAGCGGGTCCTCATCCATGCCGCCGCCGGGGGTGTGGGCCATTTCGCCGTGCAGATCGCCAAGCACCTCGGCGCGTATGTCATCGGCACCGCGAGCGCGGCCAAGCACGACTGGCTGCGCACGCTCGGCGCCGACGAGGTCGTCGACTACCGCACGGTCAGGTTCGAGGACGTCGTCCACGACGTGGACGCCGTGATCGACCTCGTCGGGGACGGACACGACTCCACCAGCAGCCGCTCGCTCCGGACCCTGCGCCCCGGCGGTCACCTCGTCGTCGTCCCGTCGGGCGTCTCCTCCGACCTCGCCGAGGCGGCACACGAGCAAGGCCTCCGCGTCAGCGACTTCCTGGTCGAGCCGGACGGCCATGCCCTGGCCCGGATCGCCGCGCTGATCGACAGCGGAGCGGTCACCGTGGGACTCGACGACATCCTCCCCCTGGAACAGGCGGCCGAGGCGCACCGCCGGGGCGAGGCCGGGGAAACCCGCGGGAAGCTGGTCCTGCGCGTCACGTCCTGAGACGGCCGCCCCGCCGCCGGCCGCCGGCCGCCAACCGCCGGCCGTCCCGGTGCCGTTCACCGCGGCTCACCGCCGCTCACTGCCGACCGGCCGTCCTGGGTCTCTCTCCTTCTCCTTCCTGAGGCGCAGCCGTGTCAGCAGCCGTTTCCCGGAGCCCCGCCGCAGCGGCTCGTCGGCGGCCGTCGGCCAGGGCACCCTGTCGCCGTCACTCCCCGGGGCCACCGGGCCGGAACCTGGACCGGGCGCGGGCTCAGGGCGGTGGCGGGGTGAGACGTCACCCTGCGGGTCAGGACGAGGGGCCGGACGGGTGCGTCTGGCCTCGTCCAGCAGCGCGGTGAGACTGGCGCGGTGCCAGCGGATCTCGTCCGGATGGTCGGCCAGCAGCAACGGACGCACCGCCGCCAGCGCCGCCTCCGACTCGGAGCGGCCGTGGGCGAGGTCGGGCTGAAGTCTGCTCAGATACGCCCGCTCGTACGGATCGACCACCAGCTCGGCCCGCTGCACCGGGTCGAGCACCGATCCGGTGATCGCCGCCCGCTCCCAGGGGTCCTCGCTCAGGTGCAGGAGGTGGCCGATCCGCCGGCCGCGCCAGTTGCGCGGCCGTACGTCGTCGTCCGGGTCCCGTCCCGCGGTGAGCGTCCTGGGGAACCGGCCGACCAGGAGGGTCCCCTCCCTGGCGGCGAACGCCGTCAGCTCGTCGGCCAGATACAGCCACACCACCGCGCGGTAGCGGTTCAGATAAAACTTCACGGGCGTGAGGTATCCGGCCTTGGCCAGCCGGGTGAAGCGGCCGGGGCTGATGGCCATCAGCTCCGCCCCCTCGGCCGTGCCCACTGTCCGTACCCGCTCACGCAACGCGTCCGGGAACCTTTCGGCGGCCCGCAGCCGCTCGATCTCCCGCCACTCGACCTCCCGCCGGCCGACCGCCCGCCGCCCCGCGCCCACCACGACCGTGGTGCGGACGTGTCCCAGCTGGGCGGCCAGCTCGAACTCGCCCCGCTTCAACTCCAGCTCCCGCGCGGCCCGCCCGACCGCCACGGTCTCCGACGCCCCGTCCTGCGAGCTGTCCGACGCCGTGTCCGGCGTGCTCCCCCGCTCCCCCTCTTCTGCCACCGCTGCCGTCGCAGCTGTTGCACCTGTCGCACCCGTCGCAGCCGTCTCCGCGGCCGCTTCGTGCTTCGCGAACATCCTGATGTCCATGACGGTCCTCCCCCGTGAGCTTCGCTTACTCTCGGTGACGACCGTAGCGCGACCCGCGCCCCTCCCGCTCAGCCTGTGGATAACTCTCGGTGAGAGGTCAGAGACCGCTCAGCGTGGCGGTGCCCGGCTGCCGGGCGGCCACCCCGAGGCGTTCCCCGACCCGGTTGACGAGCAGCGTCATCTCGTACGCGACCTGGCCGACATCGGCTTCGGCCGTGGCCAGGACGCACAGACAGCTGCCCTCGCCGGCCGCCGTGACCACCATCAGCGCCTCGTCGAACTCGACCATCGTCTGCCGGGCCCCGCCCGCGCCGAAATGACGCCCCGATCCCCTCGCCAGGCTCTGCAACCCCGAGGAGACCGCGGCCAGATGCTCCGCGTCCTCACGCGCCAGACCTGAACTGGCACCCGTCACCAGACCGTCGTTGGACAGCACCAGCGCATGCCGTATGTGGTCCACCCGCTCGGCCAGATCGCTCAGCAGTCCGTCGAGTCCCTCGTCCAGCGGCATTGCCGGTCCTCCGCGTTCCTGTGATCCCCGATGCCCTGCTCTGAGCCCGTAGCCTTCCTCACCCACCGCACGTGGGCAAGCGATCGGCACACCTCCGGGGCGTCGCCGCGCTCCCGCCGCCCCGGAGGCCGAAAATGCCGTCATGGCATCACACATGAGCAAGGGCCAATGGCACGCGTTTGTCGGCGAGGGCACCCGGACCGCCAAGCTGTCCACCGTTCGGGCCGACGGCAGCCCGCACATCGCGCCCGTCTGGTTCCTCCTGGACGGCGACGACCTGATCTTCAACACCGGCAAGGAGACGGTGAAGGGCCGCAACCTGCGGCGCGACAACCGGGTCGCGCTGTGCGTGGACGACGAGCGGCCGCCGTTCTCCTTCGTCCTGATCGAGGGTCGCGCCGAACTCAGCGAGGACCCCGAGGAGGTGCGGGAGTGGGCGGTCCGGCTCGGCGCGCGGTACATGGGCGAGGAGCAGGCGCAGGCGGTCGGTGAGCGCAACTCCGGGCCCGGGGAAGTGTTGGTACGGGTACGGGTCGACAAGGTCGTGAACGTGGCCGACATCGCGAGCTGACCTGAAGGTCACTCACGCGAGCGGACCGGCGGTGTCCTCGTTCTGTCCCCGACGGAGCGAGGGCACACTCCCGGCCGCCTGGAGTGTCGTCGGCAACTGCCGCATCCGTACGGTGAACGCGGGGCCCTGTACGGCACAGGCCGCCGCGTGGCCCGGAAGCGTGGGCACATCCACCACGGTCCAGCCGGCGGGCGGCGCCGCCCGCTCCGTCGTCCCGAGGTAGTCGGCGGCCAGGTCGCGCCCCAGGCCCGTACCGATGCCCTTGAGGTAGGCCTCCTTGCGGGTCCACACGCGGGTGAACCCGGCCGGCCGCTCCTCGGCGGGAAGCGCCGCCAACTCGGCCTGTTCGGCCGGGTGCAGCGCGGCGGCGAGATCGCCGACCGCGCGCCGCAGGGCCACCGGCTCGACATCGACGCCGATGGCCTCGGACGCGACACCGATCATGACCACGTCGCCGCCGTGGGAGAGCGAGAAGTGCACCGGGAACGGCGGATCCGTCAGTACGGGCCTGCCGTGCGGGCCTCCGCAGCACGGGCAGGTGTCCCTGCCCAGCACGATCGCCTCCGG includes:
- a CDS encoding fibronectin type III domain-containing protein: MQDTALRRIFPLAALASVAALGLAACGSDEAPPAAPAGVTVQAGTATSVHVMWRQAPESSGITGYEVYRGGTKVKDVPANQSMVDITGLTPSTPYTFTVRAKDGDGTYSPYSAKKSATTPAAVAEDKKAPSRPAGLTGKSAGPRGAQLNWTRSAKDEGITSYDIYQGGSKIHSVAGGATSARITWLRPGTHYSFTLAARDAADNTSPVSRTVEITTPKGPGDDPDTAPTAFRAATHAADGAYYVDLSWVAPETGAEVTTYEIYLDGKFATTLIWGGETPKGRATYSVYVGKRAGDAYRVKLRAKLPDGKWGRFSEERPVVTGDAS
- a CDS encoding roadblock/LC7 domain-containing protein encodes the protein MPLDEGLDGLLSDLAERVDHIRHALVLSNDGLVTGASSGLAREDAEHLAAVSSGLQSLARGSGRHFGAGGARQTMVEFDEALMVVTAAGEGSCLCVLATAEADVGQVAYEMTLLVNRVGERLGVAARQPGTATLSGL
- a CDS encoding 4'-phosphopantetheinyl transferase family protein; this translates as MIPPICTSWETALSEIQRREAPPAGPPGAPRPGVVDLWLLDISRQAEETLDLSVLNAEERRRAGAFVHGRDRIRYGVAHTALRRVLGACVGLAPEAIVLGRDTCPCCGGPHGRPVLTDPPFPVHFSLSHGGDVVMIGVASEAIGVDVEPVALRRAVGDLAAALHPAEQAELAALPAEERPAGFTRVWTRKEAYLKGIGTGLGRDLAADYLGTTERAAPPAGWTVVDVPTLPGHAAACAVQGPAFTVRMRQLPTTLQAAGSVPSLRRGQNEDTAGPLA
- a CDS encoding NADP-dependent oxidoreductase codes for the protein MSSDNTMRAITQDTLGGPEVLRLGEVATPRPLPTEIQVRVHAAGVNPVDWKTRAGGGMRNVLGEPPFVLGWDVSGVVSEVGGGVTTVQVGDAVYGMPWFPRRAGAYAEYVTAPSRQFARKPATIGHDRAAGVPLAGLTAWQSLVDTAKVQAGQRVLIHAAAGGVGHFAVQIAKHLGAYVIGTASAAKHDWLRTLGADEVVDYRTVRFEDVVHDVDAVIDLVGDGHDSTSSRSLRTLRPGGHLVVVPSGVSSDLAEAAHEQGLRVSDFLVEPDGHALARIAALIDSGAVTVGLDDILPLEQAAEAHRRGEAGETRGKLVLRVTS
- a CDS encoding DUF6397 family protein; its protein translation is MDIRMFAKHEAAAETAATGATGATAATAAVAEEGERGSTPDTASDSSQDGASETVAVGRAARELELKRGEFELAAQLGHVRTTVVVGAGRRAVGRREVEWREIERLRAAERFPDALRERVRTVGTAEGAELMAISPGRFTRLAKAGYLTPVKFYLNRYRAVVWLYLADELTAFAAREGTLLVGRFPRTLTAGRDPDDDVRPRNWRGRRIGHLLHLSEDPWERAAITGSVLDPVQRAELVVDPYERAYLSRLQPDLAHGRSESEAALAAVRPLLLADHPDEIRWHRASLTALLDEARRTRPAPRPDPQGDVSPRHRPEPAPGPGSGPVAPGSDGDRVPWPTAADEPLRRGSGKRLLTRLRLRKEKERDPGRPVGSERR
- a CDS encoding SDR family NAD(P)-dependent oxidoreductase, which translates into the protein MRIDLAGKTALVTGSTQGIGAAIAAGLAGSGARVAVNGRSAESVDKALERLRAEVPGAEFVAAPGDLATEDGAARVLGVLPAADILVNNLGIFGSRPALEISDDEWRRYFEVNVLAAIRLTRAYLGGMMERSWGRIQYIASDSAIVIPAEMIHYGVSKTSLLGVSRGFAKAAAGSGVTVNSVLAGPTHTGGVEDFVYELVDSSLPWDEAQRVFMREHRPQSLLQRLIEPEEIAHMVVYLSSPFASATTGAAVRVDGGYIDSIVP
- a CDS encoding PPOX class F420-dependent oxidoreductase, whose protein sequence is MASHMSKGQWHAFVGEGTRTAKLSTVRADGSPHIAPVWFLLDGDDLIFNTGKETVKGRNLRRDNRVALCVDDERPPFSFVLIEGRAELSEDPEEVREWAVRLGARYMGEEQAQAVGERNSGPGEVLVRVRVDKVVNVADIAS